In Pieris brassicae chromosome 12, ilPieBrab1.1, whole genome shotgun sequence, the genomic window taaaaactgtagatttatatacaaaaattatcctacctggccactagtggtaacatgtggtaccaagatgcgaagggtgcgtagacaataaaatcgaggcgcggcaaaaagttgtcctaacggtaacgcaattaactgttcttttcagaacgaattattgtttcatgacgacacgtactaatcacctacagatGGATAACTTGATGGCCAACATCTCAAAGGAGAAAGCCTATCTCTTCCGCTCTCTTTTTGGGTCCTACTCATCAGGAGTATCTTTACGTGGGTagcactgaaaatgtttagaactggccagttagaaacattgctaatgaaaacttttttaatttcaattttagaactctggTAACCTAATGCATTAATATTgcattaatttatcatttgtttttctgaaTTGGCAggaaatctaaaactcttgttacacgtgaaaatgaacataacgcgagaaaattttcgtcTAAGTACTTTTGTTGTAGGCTTACTCAActacaaagctatgataggtatctacctatttttttaaatccatcTCGTgacactatttacaattgattTAACGAGTTCAAGCGTGGACGTAGTAATCTCAATGATGAGCCGCGTGAGGGATGCCCTTTAACAGCGTCTActaaagataacatcagtgctgtgcgatgTATTATAGAGggagataagagagtgacctatcagcagatacgcattggtatgagtcaagttcaaaaattgggtggattccccatactttaaccgacaaCCCAACTTtaagaaacaccttcgcatggactggtgtcacCAAAGGTTAGATAAATTaaacggcggtgactcaaatgctatatttgacatcgtcacaggcGATGAAAGcgggatatattgctacgaacctgAAAACCAatagacaatcagctcagttgGTGTTTCTTTTCAAGGATGGTGGGAGCCGCCGGGAACCAGATAGATCAGATCAGATCAAATCAGATAGATGGCAGTCTTTGTGTTGGGCCTGGGGGTCCTGGAACTCGTAGGTGTTGCGGAGCGTCCTTGCTCTCGCAGCACTCGCTgatgtgtatgtatgtgtcaGTGGATCTGGGGAGCCCGCAACGACGGCGGTAGTAGATTATCCAGCCACAGAGTACAGAATGCTATAAATATGTAgagttttagttttgttaactgaaaaattattactagCTCTACactatagaataaaaatattcagacAACCTGTATATATTATCGTTAGAGACTATCGTATTATAACCATAGAGAACTAGGTAGTAGGTAGTGACTAGTGACATAATCACATAATAGACATAACCTCTAATGTAAAAGGCAGAACCTACAAGAGTTAagaatttatttccaaaaagtAGGATTAACAAAATAACCGTGGTGTACATATAGaagaaaaaatcttttacATGCGTGTGTAAAGTATACTTAAAAAGTCATAATGTCGTCTCTTCTACGATCTACCAAGTTTGTGCGATACTTTGCTGGTGCGGCTAGAACACTTATATTAAACTCTGCAAAAACAGCTGAAGCTAATACTTTACTGAATCCTAAATCACTATGTGCTGCCAACAggttagatattattttagtttctaaTCATGGTAATATACAATCATTCTATTTACTAAAGACAACTGGGTATAGCAATTCAACGAATCAACgattataaattgaaataattataaataaaaatatttaatcatacAGTTACTCTTTcgtttaatcataattaatatatgttctCAGCATTTTACTAAGAGACTAtgcaacaaaaaaaacagaaaacttGGAGCCATTGCTACAAAGATTGGATTTGGAAGTAAGAAGAAATGGAAGAATATCTAAAAGGGACATAGATGAAGTATTTGATGAAATCAGAGCAAAACATGACATTACAAGCTCACAATCTTTACTTGTTATTAGATGTTGtggtaagtaatatttattttaaaataaaataaacttttaacatATGTCTGGGTTAAACcagaacataattttatttgtaacttaACATTTTGATATCGTTTTGTAATAGAttgtaaaaaatcataaaatttggCAAATTGGTTATAGcagatattattgttattacggtaatatttttgtttaattattaattttttacaatgaCAAAATTTTCAGTGCATATTCACATTtgattaatattgaattcacatgtttcattatcggtacttctatataaataacttcacTCAATTGTTTTGCTATTCTTATgtcaaacacatttttttatataagaaatttaattatatttattatacatttatattaactcTTAATCTATGGTATTTCTAGGTGAGCTTGTACCAGAAGAGTTACCAGAACAGAGAACTCTATTAGTTCAGAAAATATGGAATGTCCTAAATGAGAGAGGCATACCCATGGATGTCTCCCATTACAATGCTCTCCTGCGTGTTTATTTGGAAAATGAGCATGCATTTTCTCCGGCCCAATTCCTTGAGGAAATGGAAAGGAAAGGCTTGCAACCCAAtaggtaatttataataaaaaaatagattatagTGTTTGTGTAACCTTATAACCACTAAAAAAGGGTGAGTGTTCTACAAACACAATTCATtatctgtttattttatttttactttcattacaaaaaaaaattgattgttTTAAAGTATGCGGCATTATAAAAAAGCGAatgcattaataaaaacagtagaaaaggtttaaataagatttcaGTTCTTTatgatgtatttataaattttagagTCACTTACCAACGTCTTATGTGGAGGTATTGTCAAGAAGGAGATGTAGAGGGTGCAACCAAGGTTCTAGAAAAAATGCGGGAGCTAAACATGCCTGTGTCTGAACCTGTTTTAAATGCCTTAGTTATGGGTCATGCATTCCATGGTGACACAGAAGGGGCCAAAGCTGTCTTAGAAACAATGGCAGGTGCAGGCCTTACTCCATCTAACCGTACCTACACTTTATTAGCCTGTGGCTATGCAAAAGAAGgtgatattgaaaatataaataagattattgcTATGGCGGAAGACAACGATGCGGCTTTGTCAGATAAGGTTAGAATAGATgtcaatacaatttataataactgcAATTAGTTTTAAGGCTTAGGAGAGTCaaggaatatttaattatgctaTTGTgccatttttttacacaaatttaaGTACTAGAGGATGAACTGAGTAGTGTagcattataaaaaatatccttcACCTGATAAAAGCATGTTAATTTACagatattgataaatttaattcagtATGTATGATATAAAAGTCtggagatatatatatatatatagtatttcaAACAGTTAGTcctaaattgtttattttaccttTACAGGATATTTTAGATATTGTAGAATATTTAGCAGTTGGTGGTCACGAGAATAAAGTTGAACAGTTATATACACACATTCGTAAAAGTGTGGGTTACAATCAAGATGTATGCAATCTTATCTTAAGACTCCTAAATCAAGGCTGTGATGCAACTGCTAAAAGTATAATGAAAACCATGTCAGCATCCACTAATATAGACGACTCCGGCATTTTCTTCAAAGGCTCTTTTTACGTGAAGCATTTAATCAAACTAAACAGACCAGCAGACTCTATCATTAAATCTTGTAAAGAATTACAAGAAGAAGCCTTAGTGCCTAAGGCATTACAAATTGCTACAGAAGTTTCTTTACAGCAAGGTCAAACTGAACTGGCACATAAACTGTTTAAAGAATTGAAAAAGGACGGCTTTGAAATTCGCCAACATTACTATTGGCCTCTGTTAATTCAAAAAGGAAAGGAAGGCGATGAAGAGGGTCTTCTACAAATTGTTCGGACCATGACTACCGAAGACCTGTCTCCTACTGGTGAAGCTCTCAGAGACTATATAATACCTTACTTGCTGAAGACGGATTCGCCACAAAacgttataattaaacttcaaTTAGCAAATGTACCTGTTTTCCACAGTGCAAGAAATGTAATTGTGGAACTTTTACGAAAAGACAATATACGAGATGCAGCAGAAATCGCGTTACGATACCGTCCTAGAGGTGGATTTTCTATTATCGGCCCAATGTTAATTAACGCTTTGTCTAACACTAAAGATATTGATTCCTTTGCCAAAATTGTTCATGTTATAAGTAGCCATCAACCACATACAGAAGAAGATACGCCTGATGATGGTCCAGAACGAAGCACGGTTAACGAAGTAGGGCGTGTTGTTAAACAAGCCATTAAAGCTTTGAACAAAGGTGGATTATCAGAGAATCTCCTGCAAGCCGTGTTAGACAGAGGATTGCGTATAGATGTAGCTTCGGCCGAAGACATAGAGCAAATACTTGGCAATAACATGACAACAGACATTTCAAAGTTACTATCAAGTTTAACGTCCTCAGATCTAGAATACACGCCGCTAGAAGCCTCCAAACTgtcaaacaataaaacaaaattaaattcccAACAACTGGagaatctaattaaaaaagtacaggACCAGGATGGAAACATGGCTAGATTGCAAAAACAGCTACTCATTACTTATATGGAGGAGAACAATATTCAGAAATTGGATAGTTACCTGAAACAATTAAAGTCGTCCAACTTCGAACTAACAATGACCACACTCACGCAATTGTATGAGGTGTTTTTGGAGAATGATATGATCGAGAAAGCGAATGAAATACACACCCAAATATTAGAAAAGAATCCAGACTTTGTTATTAACAGATTCAAGAAGGTTATGATGGCTGAAGCTTTGATCAGAGCTAATAAATTTGATGAAGCGATACAGTATCTTAAGGATAATAAGCCCACTGATGATATAACAGCGAACTTTGCATTGAATGCCAAGTGTTGGCAAGTTCTGAATGCAGTATGCGAAGAGAAGGATGTGGCCAAggttagttaaaattttaaatatttcaattggtTTTCATTAATTAGCTATGTAGCTAAAAACAGCCGCTCCCTTTATGCTTTTGCTATGTTGCTGTTATCTAAATGGGCATTCAAACCGTAGCGGGGTTCAATTCTTTAACTATAAGTAAGCCTGTGGtccattatttttgatttgaccattattttattgaggagttattttaatacaaatatcttAACTTATACTATGAAATTCAATATTTGTGATTAATAGAGTACATATTTAGTTAGTTGAATAATAAAACCCATCCCATAAACAAAATTGCTTACTATAAAAAGCTTATAGTGAGTCAaccttaaaaatgtatattgttacACACTTTAGTAACTTTTAAAGAGCAACAATTCTTACATACATAATAGTTGTATATTGTTCTATAGtcttcattaataattataaagccTTTTCTGTATCAATTTTAAACTATGTtgttacagataaaaaattatagaaatctGATTTGTTGcatatcatattaattaaagtattgcaaaatatattactcactcatattatacttttataatggtgaattaatttttaaaatctgttCAGtagttaacaattattctctatttttaaacaaattttactttGGGAAATGGACATAGGTACGGTTATCTGGTCACAGAAATCtcttcaaaacaaaataagaaattgataaatctttaatgagaaaaatttgtctattgtttttttaattatttccagATCAAAACATTAACAGAGACTCTAATCAATAACAATTACATTGAACCGTCAAATGTGCTATTGGGACCATTAATCAAGGTACACATTATGAGGGATGATTTAGATTCAGCTTTGAATGAATTTGAGTATTGCTGCAAACAGTATAGGAGTACACCGTGGAAGGGAGAGTTGACCAAAGCGTTGATTTTAAAGGAGGATGCTAATAAACTACAATGGCTCGCTGATCTTAGTACAcaggtaatatatttaaaatacctcACCATgtcctttttaaatatttcattagtatatgtcgcagtaaattagataaatcagagcgttaattgaatctctagacagtttaTTAAAAGTCGTatcttgttaaaatattattactatttcattatttaactGCTGTATTTTCTAAAAGTCGTTACTGACAACAATTTATAAGCCACATTTTATAATCTAGGATTGATACTTTGATTTAAGTATTTCAAACATAATAGAGCaatgttagcctagtggcttcagcgtgcgactctcctccctgaggtcgtaggtccgatccccggctgtgcaccaatagatttactttctatgtgcgcatttaacattagctcgaacgataaaggaaaatatcgtgaggaaaccggcttgcctcagacccaaagtcgacggcgtgcgtcaggcacagaaggctgatcatctacttgcctagtcaatttacaaatggtcatgaaacagatatagaaatctgaggcctagacctaaaaaggttgtagcgccatttatttatttttatttgtaaaataatatgaggACAACACAGGTTCAATGATGTTAGTAAATTTgacttattactttttaaaatcaaatgtattgtattgtatgtgTTAACTGTGTAAGATCTTCATCTTTTCGTTTCAAACTTTATAGATTCACGGCGAGATCAACATCCTCCATGACCTGGTGCTGGCGTTCGTAGAATGTGGCCGACTGCGCCAGGCCAGAAGAATTCTGGAGACACCGGGGTTAATGGCTAGACGACGAAAGGTCGATGAAGCTTGCAGAAGATATGAGGAGGTAAgcattaataacatttgtaaaatatattttaacgttaagcataaattttatatcaccTACGAATCACTCCTATCGAACTAACAAAGTTTTCTAGGCCGCTaagaatatatagaaattcTCCATCTTAGCCGCTGGAGGCTTCGAGCCAGTCAGTTGTTAGACAAGTCGAGCATCCTCCCTTTAGGTAGTGTAGGTGTCGGAAGTAATATTACTATTGATGTTATCGCAACCTTATAGTTGtttatcattatatttgtCTTTGGTTTTCGCGAATACACTTTTAAACGGATACGTAAtacaagttttatataaaaataacgagTTGACTATGACGTACAGACCCGAGCTGTAACCCAAGTTCGTCTTGGTTAAAACAATGTCTATGACGAGAGAACGTTAGTTAAGCAACATAAAACCAGTTGAagaattgttttgtatatgcATTGGTCGCGCTCCTAGAAAGACTgctattgttatattaatacaaaccacagtgGTTTTCAAATGCAATATACTATGATTTAGATTGAATTATTCcgttaaatgaataaataaaacaacatcaTCATTtcgacattatttttttttttagacgaCAAggctttttatacattattaaatgctTTCAAATCTCACGTTTACAtgggttatttaaaatataagtgcTGCTACCGATTCAAATAATTacggatttaattttttatcatttccaGGAAGGAAAGTCTGAATACCTCGAAGGACTCCTAGAAGCGACTAAAGACTTGTCCATTTTGGATAGATCTAACATTTTCTACCACTTATTAGTAACATACTGCAAGGCAAACGAAACCGACAAAGCCGTAGGACTCTGGACCACATTACAAGAAGAAGGCGAAATTCCCACCGACGAATTCCTAATTCACCTCGGAAACCATTTGAAATCGCAAAACAAAGAGGTCCCATTCGTAATCCCACAACATAAACCCGTAAACGTACAGAAGAAAAATGAGGAAGCGGTAATCAAGACATTGGCAGCCCAAAAGGAACCGATACACACCAAACGTGGAATTTCTGAACAGATAGAAAAACTCATAAACGACGGCCTCCTATCCCAAGCTATGGACTTCACGATCAAATCGGTGGAGGACGGCATCGTGCCCAAAGAGAATGTCATAAAGTATTTGCTAAAGAGCCTTGCCGCCGAAGGGAGTGTTGAGAAAATTCAGATGTTGGGGAAGTATATCAATGAGGACATGAGGAAGAAAGTGACTTATAGTGATAAAATGACGGCCGCGATATTCAATAGAGGTGGTGGTGATCAGCACGTGAGCGATTTGTTGTTGACCGTTGAAGCGACCCAATCACCGGATgaattgaaatcaattttgacGAAGTTCCCAAGGAGCAATGCTTTGGCCGCCGCTGTGTCTAATGAAGATTTGAGTAAAAAATGTGAgttattaatcaatttttatttccaatctTGTTTTGTGCACATTAATATTTGACTTAAGAAAACATAACACATAAAAGAATCTTGCAACACAGTTCTTTTACCATAAAAGTTGTGAGATCCAAATCCGTATATAAGGGATATATAACACATTATAGTGAccatatcaattttaaaaatcttttgatataaataaatagattgttTCGTTTAGTTTACTTTGACCTGATCCGAGACAAAGTAGACTGATCACTTGctactttaaaaaagttattacggaacatacaaaaatcttttgccacaattttttgtttcatttgatagttttgttttccgtcctataattaattaaactcaCTTTGAATGGGACACTAAAATTTCAGTATGTTTCATTAATTGCTTTTCAATGTGTATTTTTCGttgttaacttaattaaagttatttatctatatatggTATCATAGACTCTAGACGTCTAGATTTGGCTACGACTATATAAGTAGATATTTTATTCCCGATATAAATTTTCACTACCTAATTCTCCAATTGTCTATACATAGGAGTATTCCAGTTATTCTTGCTCGAAACAAAAATgaactaaatattaaagatcCAAAAAAGAAACTGTGATCTTCTATCTTTAAATGCAAATTCtccaatttatgtattttttcagGTTTGAAAATAGCAGAAATATCGGCTTCCAAAGGTATAACACTCCCCTTAAACCTTCTATGGTTGGAATACCTAATCGCCGGCAAGAAGGATGAGGCCGACGCTATatggaataattatttaattaaatcggAAACAATCGTTTTCCGACGACTTCTCCAAGAGAGTCACCTACAAAGTAAACCTAAACTTATCGAAGAATTAATAAGCTACCTTAAAACTAATCCTTCAGTCCTTCCTTCAACACTCGGTAACGCATATTCCCGATTAATTAATCTACATatagtacaaaataatttagatgAAGCGAAAGCCGTCACCGACGAAGCGTTCAAGAGTGGTTTGAAGGATACCGATATAAATAAGTCGACTCTGCAAAGATTAAAGGCTGCATTTGAAGAGGCCGGTAAGCCTTATCAGTAGTTCTAAATTTGCTAAAATGGTTAGCGTTGTAAACACTGGAATATAatcttattcataaacgtaataaatagataattaatatgtgtccttaaatattttatacgtaaACAGATT contains:
- the LOC123717048 gene encoding leucine-rich PPR motif-containing protein, mitochondrial → MSSLLRSTKFVRYFAGAARTLILNSAKTAEANTLLNPKSLCAANSILLRDYATKKTENLEPLLQRLDLEVRRNGRISKRDIDEVFDEIRAKHDITSSQSLLVIRCCGELVPEELPEQRTLLVQKIWNVLNERGIPMDVSHYNALLRVYLENEHAFSPAQFLEEMERKGLQPNRVTYQRLMWRYCQEGDVEGATKVLEKMRELNMPVSEPVLNALVMGHAFHGDTEGAKAVLETMAGAGLTPSNRTYTLLACGYAKEGDIENINKIIAMAEDNDAALSDKDILDIVEYLAVGGHENKVEQLYTHIRKSVGYNQDVCNLILRLLNQGCDATAKSIMKTMSASTNIDDSGIFFKGSFYVKHLIKLNRPADSIIKSCKELQEEALVPKALQIATEVSLQQGQTELAHKLFKELKKDGFEIRQHYYWPLLIQKGKEGDEEGLLQIVRTMTTEDLSPTGEALRDYIIPYLLKTDSPQNVIIKLQLANVPVFHSARNVIVELLRKDNIRDAAEIALRYRPRGGFSIIGPMLINALSNTKDIDSFAKIVHVISSHQPHTEEDTPDDGPERSTVNEVGRVVKQAIKALNKGGLSENLLQAVLDRGLRIDVASAEDIEQILGNNMTTDISKLLSSLTSSDLEYTPLEASKLSNNKTKLNSQQLENLIKKVQDQDGNMARLQKQLLITYMEENNIQKLDSYLKQLKSSNFELTMTTLTQLYEVFLENDMIEKANEIHTQILEKNPDFVINRFKKVMMAEALIRANKFDEAIQYLKDNKPTDDITANFALNAKCWQVLNAVCEEKDVAKIKTLTETLINNNYIEPSNVLLGPLIKVHIMRDDLDSALNEFEYCCKQYRSTPWKGELTKALILKEDANKLQWLADLSTQIHGEINILHDLVLAFVECGRLRQARRILETPGLMARRRKVDEACRRYEEEGKSEYLEGLLEATKDLSILDRSNIFYHLLVTYCKANETDKAVGLWTTLQEEGEIPTDEFLIHLGNHLKSQNKEVPFVIPQHKPVNVQKKNEEAVIKTLAAQKEPIHTKRGISEQIEKLINDGLLSQAMDFTIKSVEDGIVPKENVIKYLLKSLAAEGSVEKIQMLGKYINEDMRKKVTYSDKMTAAIFNRGGGDQHVSDLLLTVEATQSPDELKSILTKFPRSNALAAAVSNEDLSKKCLKIAEISASKGITLPLNLLWLEYLIAGKKDEADAIWNNYLIKSETIVFRRLLQESHLQSKPKLIEELISYLKTNPSVLPSTLGNAYSRLINLHIVQNNLDEAKAVTDEAFKSGLKDTDINKSTLQRLKAAFEEAGKPYQ